From Sporosarcina sp. Marseille-Q4943, the proteins below share one genomic window:
- the rnc gene encoding ribonuclease III encodes MNNKRNVKSKYPTVPLPSEVRKKFEDLQRRLDIHFKDESLLYNAFTHSSYVNEHRRKNFTDNERLEFLGDAVLELGVSRFLYATEPNMSEGELTKLRAAIVCEPSLVKFSNELHFGEFILLGKGEEQTGGRLRPALLADVFEAYIGALFLDQGMEPVTRFLEKVVFPKIGDGAFSHVMDYKSRLQEIVQQTNSGNLNYEIIEEKGPAHAKKFVTVVRLENRELGTGIGRSKKEAEQEAARQAIQVLKGNEAEGEN; translated from the coding sequence ATGAATAATAAACGGAATGTAAAAAGTAAATATCCTACAGTCCCTCTTCCTAGCGAGGTGCGTAAAAAATTTGAAGACTTGCAAAGGCGTCTCGATATCCACTTTAAAGATGAATCGCTCCTTTATAATGCATTCACGCATTCGTCTTACGTCAATGAACACCGCCGGAAAAATTTCACGGATAATGAAAGGCTCGAATTCCTTGGAGATGCCGTTCTTGAATTGGGTGTTTCACGCTTCCTTTATGCGACTGAACCGAATATGAGTGAAGGCGAGTTGACGAAATTGCGGGCTGCGATCGTTTGTGAGCCATCGCTTGTGAAATTTTCGAATGAACTACACTTCGGTGAATTCATTTTGCTAGGCAAAGGTGAAGAACAGACTGGCGGAAGATTGCGTCCGGCATTGCTTGCTGACGTATTTGAAGCGTATATCGGCGCCCTGTTTTTAGATCAAGGCATGGAACCGGTTACCCGCTTCCTTGAAAAGGTTGTATTCCCGAAAATCGGGGACGGTGCTTTTTCGCATGTGATGGATTATAAAAGCCGCTTGCAGGAAATCGTGCAACAGACGAACAGTGGCAACTTGAATTATGAAATTATTGAAGAAAAGGGTCCTGCGCATGCGAAAAAGTTTGTCACCGTCGTTAGATTGGAAAATCGTGAACTTGGTACCGGAATCGGAAGGTCGAAAAAAGAAGCTGAGCAGGAAGCGGCCCGTCAAGCAATCCAAGTATTAAAAGGAAATGAGGCCGAAGGGGAGAACTGA
- a CDS encoding acyl carrier protein yields MLSVLDRVTKVVVDRLGVDESEVKPEASFKDDLGADSLDVVELVMELEDEFDMEISDDDAEKIGTVGDAVKYIEEKVK; encoded by the coding sequence ATGTTGTCAGTACTAGACCGTGTAACGAAAGTTGTTGTCGACCGTCTTGGTGTCGATGAAAGCGAAGTGAAACCTGAAGCTTCTTTCAAAGACGATCTCGGCGCAGACTCTTTGGATGTCGTTGAGCTTGTTATGGAATTGGAAGATGAATTCGATATGGAAATTTCAGATGACGATGCTGAAAAGATCGGAACTGTTGGTGATGCAGTGAAGTATATCGAAGAAAAAGTGAAATAA
- the fabG gene encoding 3-oxoacyl-[acyl-carrier-protein] reductase has translation MGRFEGKTAIVTGASRGIGREIAILLGKEGARVAVNYSGSKEKAEEVVELIKQSGGDAFAIQANVSDSEQVKQMIDETLKTFGSIDMLVNNAGITRDNLLMRMKEDEWDDVININLKGVFLCTKAVTRQMMKQRAGKIVNLASIVGVIGNPGQANYVAAKAGVIGLTKTTARELATRNITVNAVAPGFITTDMTDALPEDVKEQMLASIPLGKLGAAEDVAGAVAFLLSDDANYITGQTINVDGGMVM, from the coding sequence ATGGGTAGATTTGAAGGGAAAACAGCGATCGTTACAGGCGCTTCAAGAGGAATTGGACGCGAGATTGCAATTTTGCTAGGAAAAGAAGGCGCGCGTGTAGCTGTCAATTATAGCGGCAGCAAAGAAAAAGCGGAAGAAGTCGTCGAATTGATCAAACAATCCGGCGGAGATGCTTTTGCCATTCAAGCAAACGTTTCGGATTCCGAACAAGTGAAACAAATGATCGATGAGACATTGAAAACATTCGGCTCAATTGATATGCTCGTAAATAATGCCGGAATTACACGAGATAATTTATTAATGCGCATGAAGGAAGACGAATGGGATGATGTTATCAACATCAATTTAAAAGGAGTCTTCCTCTGCACGAAAGCTGTGACACGCCAAATGATGAAGCAGCGCGCCGGAAAAATCGTCAACCTTGCATCGATCGTCGGCGTCATCGGTAACCCGGGACAAGCAAATTATGTCGCTGCAAAAGCCGGTGTCATCGGTTTGACGAAGACGACTGCAAGAGAACTTGCTACAAGGAATATTACTGTAAACGCAGTTGCTCCAGGGTTCATTACGACCGATATGACCGATGCTCTTCCGGAGGACGTGAAGGAGCAAATGTTGGCGTCAATTCCTCTAGGCAAATTAGGAGCAGCAGAAGACGTAGCAGGCGCTGTTGCATTCCTATTGTCCGACGATGCAAATTACATTACCGGCCAGACGATAAACGTAGATGGCGGAATGGTGATGTAA
- the fabD gene encoding ACP S-malonyltransferase: MTKVAFIFPGQGSQSVGMGAELFNSVGNYLERADEVLQFNLSRLITEGPQEELTLTYNAQPALLTVGAMIASRLAEEGITPDYTAGHSLGEYTALVASGVLSFEDGVSVVHKRGLFMNDAVPAGEGAMAAILGLDGEKLKEVTDAITAEGDPVQPANLNCPGQIVISGTKAGVEKACIELKEAGAKRAIPLDVSGPFHSSLMKPAAERLKNALDEVEMKDASIPVIANVNAKTVSDREEIKQLLVEQLYSPVRWEDSVRELIGLGVTHFIECGPGKVLSGLVKKIDRTVTVLPVYDEETLQTVIDAAKGWK; encoded by the coding sequence ATGACGAAAGTTGCATTTATATTTCCAGGGCAAGGCTCGCAATCTGTAGGGATGGGAGCTGAGCTCTTCAATAGTGTCGGAAATTATCTTGAACGAGCGGATGAAGTATTACAGTTCAACTTAAGCCGTTTAATTACAGAAGGTCCTCAAGAGGAGCTGACGTTGACTTATAATGCGCAGCCTGCACTGTTAACAGTTGGCGCCATGATTGCTTCGAGGCTTGCGGAAGAAGGCATTACGCCTGACTACACTGCCGGACATAGTCTCGGTGAATATACGGCACTCGTCGCTTCAGGGGTTCTTTCATTCGAAGACGGGGTGTCCGTTGTTCATAAACGGGGCCTATTCATGAATGACGCAGTACCTGCCGGTGAAGGAGCGATGGCTGCCATTCTTGGACTAGATGGCGAAAAACTTAAAGAAGTGACGGATGCCATTACTGCAGAAGGAGATCCGGTCCAGCCAGCCAACTTGAATTGTCCTGGACAAATTGTCATTTCAGGCACAAAAGCAGGCGTCGAAAAAGCTTGCATCGAGCTTAAGGAAGCCGGAGCGAAAAGAGCGATTCCTCTTGATGTGAGCGGACCATTCCATTCCTCGCTTATGAAGCCGGCAGCTGAGCGTCTGAAAAACGCGTTGGATGAAGTGGAAATGAAAGACGCTTCAATTCCGGTCATTGCCAATGTGAATGCAAAGACCGTTTCCGACCGGGAGGAAATCAAGCAGCTGCTTGTGGAACAATTATATTCCCCGGTCCGATGGGAAGACTCTGTCCGTGAATTGATCGGTCTTGGAGTAACGCATTTCATTGAATGCGGCCCCGGGAAAGTGCTCAGCGGTCTTGTAAAGAAAATCGATAGAACTGTTACAGTGCTTCCTGTCTATGACGAGGAGACATTACAAACAGTTATTGATGCAGCGAAAGGGTGGAAATGA
- the plsX gene encoding phosphate acyltransferase PlsX: MIIALDGMGGDHAPGEIIEGALQSLLEFEDIHIHIYGNEEKMAPYLKDHARLKVIHCIERIEADDEPVRAIRRKKDASMVRMAQAVKDGKADACVSAGNTGALMAAGLFVVGRIEGIDRPALSPTLPTIDGQGFVFLDVGANSDAKPSHLQQYAIMGSIYAEKVRGIQKPRVGLLNIGTEEGKGNELTKAAYDLLSEAPIHFVGNVESRDILSGAADVIVTDGFTGNMVLKTIEGTASGFFSMLKEVYGASLKSKLSAAMVKDDLRGLKKKMDYTEYGGAGLFGLNSPVIKAHGSSNANAILNAIRQARTMVEFDVCGTIRKTVGEVEAE, encoded by the coding sequence ATGATCATTGCATTAGATGGGATGGGCGGAGATCACGCACCGGGTGAAATTATTGAAGGCGCACTTCAGAGCCTATTAGAGTTTGAAGATATACATATACATATTTATGGAAATGAAGAAAAAATGGCTCCATATTTGAAAGATCATGCTCGCTTGAAAGTGATTCATTGCATAGAAAGAATCGAGGCGGACGATGAGCCGGTCCGGGCAATCAGGAGGAAGAAAGATGCTTCCATGGTAAGGATGGCTCAAGCTGTAAAAGACGGGAAGGCCGACGCATGCGTCTCTGCTGGCAACACAGGAGCGCTAATGGCGGCGGGACTCTTCGTCGTCGGACGGATAGAAGGCATCGATCGACCAGCGTTATCACCGACCTTGCCGACGATTGATGGCCAAGGTTTCGTCTTCTTGGACGTCGGCGCTAATTCGGACGCTAAACCGAGCCATTTGCAGCAATACGCAATCATGGGCAGCATTTATGCTGAAAAAGTACGCGGTATTCAAAAGCCCCGTGTCGGACTGTTGAATATCGGCACCGAAGAAGGCAAAGGGAATGAATTGACGAAAGCCGCATACGACCTACTGTCGGAAGCGCCTATTCACTTTGTCGGAAATGTCGAATCGAGGGACATATTAAGCGGTGCGGCAGATGTCATTGTTACGGACGGATTTACCGGAAACATGGTGTTGAAGACGATTGAAGGGACAGCCTCCGGGTTCTTCTCCATGCTGAAAGAAGTATATGGAGCCTCTTTAAAGTCAAAGCTGTCCGCGGCGATGGTGAAAGACGACCTCCGAGGGTTAAAGAAGAAAATGGATTATACGGAATATGGCGGAGCGGGATTGTTTGGATTGAATTCACCCGTCATTAAGGCGCACGGCTCATCCAATGCCAATGCAATTTTAAATGCGATTAGACAAGCGAGGACAATGGTTGAATTTGATGTGTGCGGAACGATCAGAAAGACAGTTGGAGAGGTGGAAGCGGAATGA
- the fapR gene encoding transcription factor FapR: protein MRVPKRERQRQLELSLEQNPFLTDEELSKQFKVSVQTIRLDRLECGIPELRERLKTVAARTMDAEVKSLQSDEVIGDIIDIELDKRAVSIFDVMDEHVFQRSGIARGHHLFAQANSLAVAVLDDDLALTVTSTLNFLKPVKSGDRVIARAVVDKKRSNDKRTFVDVISTVENVTVFTGEFQMYQTTDHSRRGI from the coding sequence TTGAGAGTGCCAAAAAGGGAGAGGCAACGCCAACTTGAATTGAGCCTCGAACAAAATCCTTTTCTGACAGACGAAGAGTTATCCAAACAATTTAAAGTTAGCGTTCAGACAATCCGGTTAGATCGATTGGAATGTGGGATACCGGAATTGCGTGAACGGTTGAAAACGGTAGCTGCGAGAACGATGGATGCAGAAGTAAAATCTCTACAGTCGGATGAAGTGATTGGTGACATCATAGATATCGAGCTGGACAAGCGGGCTGTTTCCATTTTCGACGTTATGGACGAACATGTTTTCCAACGAAGTGGAATTGCACGTGGACACCATTTATTCGCACAGGCGAATTCATTGGCCGTAGCAGTTCTCGATGATGACCTTGCTTTGACAGTGACGTCAACACTCAATTTCTTGAAGCCTGTCAAATCAGGCGATCGTGTCATTGCACGTGCCGTTGTGGATAAAAAGCGATCAAATGATAAACGGACGTTTGTCGATGTCATTTCGACGGTCGAGAACGTAACGGTTTTCACCGGTGAATTCCAGATGTATCAAACTACGGACCACAGTAGGAGGGGAATATGA